A region from the Triticum aestivum cultivar Chinese Spring chromosome 3D, IWGSC CS RefSeq v2.1, whole genome shotgun sequence genome encodes:
- the LOC123073632 gene encoding probable ubiquitin-conjugating enzyme E2 23 isoform X2: MDVVPTAPSPNIYRLDLVSFGRMVLDRGLVLPDAKVGNIYLPVDKFKLLRIDDCIVRKSVSDIKVMDRSHLYTGQVVASASDMEGQLGVITGVNTLLNLAKLDNNGMATKIIKGVSPSGLRRVRSLNLGDFVVSGPWLGRVVEVSIDIDVLFADGAICRVTDAEAVSKNLERVTDSYTMVSMHRHQMNSRFHQGQHVIGSDACSVFKAARWLNGYWHPQREIGRIMKVETSGVLVYWVASMHCGTDKELVEASAPPAYQNPDDLTFFCASYNCCWGLADRCFFLETSSTEGDAISVPDQHNDDDDNEEEDEDEDEEEEEQYSACSQDNQDECEASTSQVVPPTKQNDVRFYRKQLRKVRFEGHRWGKHLQAMRHVEVEFPMVVANTCTTVDVLWQDGTRQHGRPSATLVPFGIVNEQEFFPGQHVVANVLPTNAAVDATGDPNDMTTTSVNNDNIAPGTRPMQRVGIVKSLQYEDQTVCVSWFKKRRHLDEVKEVECDDTVSAYDLKIDSSHSAYYGDIVIRLLPSGSTDNGESIPLLQGNKKENGVDADLSWVGRVVELPNGHVQVKWGDGSMSTVLPHEIAVIKDKHYMELWLEMGDWVEDDGTDDAPEETAAANTNLDNDVDGVNLAMSRASLLGFSFQSFLQLTSDVVARGKGYLMNWWPWSSSLPSSELPAHTNDDSIGGAAMETSDAAIDVTSHGFAEGMKDADATCFCDEPFCFPCFDVLQISPLDHHYLDSTDKEMQGPSRGKTWAKTVQKEWKILENGLPETIYVRAFEDRMDLLRVVMVGASGTPYHHGLFFFDLQLPPSYPDAPPQVYYHSFGLRLNPNLYECGTVCLSLLNTFGGEDTEVWSPATSSLLQVVVSIQGLVLNDQPYYNEAGYETLVGKPEGHRNALPYNENAYLLTLRTMQHLLCRPPRGFEEFVKEHFRRRGRFVLRTCNAWLQENVVDDADTTEATRKHPCSTGLRLALTNVAPSLVAAFAKLGVEGCEEFH; encoded by the exons ATGGACGTCGTCCCTACGGCTCCATCTCCAAATATTTACCGTCTCGACCTCGTGAGTTTCGGGCGCATGGTCCTCGACCGTGGCCTCGTTCTCCCGGACGCCAAGGTGGGCAACATCTATCTCCCCGTCGACAAGTTCAAGCTCCTGCGCATCGATGACTGTATTGTGCGTAAGAGCGTCAGCGACATCAAGGTGATGGACAGGAGCCACCTGTACACCGGACAggtggtcgcgtccgcgtccgacaTGGAAGGCCAGCTCGGCGTCATCACCGGCGTCAACACCCTGCTCAACCTCGCCAAGCTCGATAACAACGGCATGGCGACCAAGATCATCAAGGGAGTGTCCCCGTCTGGCCTGCGGCGAGTCAGGAGCCTCAACCTCGGGGACTTTGTCGTGTCCGGTCCGTGGCTCGGCCGGGTCGTGGAGGTGTCGATCGACATTGATGTGTTGTTTGCTGATGGAGCAATCTGCAGGGTCACCGACGCGGAGGCCGTGTCCAAGAACCTGGAAAGAGTGACTGACAGCTACACCATGGTGAGCATGCATCGCCACCAAATGAACAGTCGATTCCACCAGGGGCAACACGTCATCGGGTCGGATGCTTGTTCAGTCTTCAAGGCGGCGCGGTGGCTTAATGGCTATTGGCATCCTCAACGAGAAATAGGAAGAATCATGAAGGTGGAGACGTCTGGTGTACTCGTCTACTGGGTTGCATCGATGCATTGTGGCACCGACAAAGAGCTAGTGGAGGCATCCGCTCCTCCGGCCTACCAGAACCCAGACGATCTAACATTCTTCTGCGCCTCGTACAATTGCTGCTGGGGGCTTGCTGACCGTtgtttttttcttgaaactagttccACCGAAGGGGATGCAATTTCTGTTCCTGATCAacacaatgatgatgatgataatgaggaggaggacgaggacgaggacgaggaggaagaggagcaatACAGTGCATGTTCACAAGACAATCAAGACGAGTGTGAAGCATCAACCTCCCAGGTGGTACCACCCACAAAGCAGAATGATGTGAGGTTTTATCGGAAGCAGCTACGGAAGGTCCGCTTTGAGGGACACAGATGGGGCAAGCACCTGCAAGCAATGAGACATGTGGAGGTGGAGTTTCCCATGGTCGTCGCCAACACTTGCACCACCGTTGACGTGTTGTGGCAGGACGGCACACGGCAGCATGGCAGACCTTCAGCAACCCTCGTCCCGTTTGGGATCGTGAATGAGCAAGAGTTCTTCCCGGGACAGCATGTTGTCGCCAACGTTCTTCCTACTAATGCTGCCGTTGATGCTACTGGTGATCCTAATGACATGACAACTACTAGTGTCAATAATGACAATATTGCCCCCGGAACTAGACCAATGCAGCGTGTGGGCATCGTCAAGAGCCTGCAGTATGAGGATCAGACGGTTTGTGTCTCATGGTTCAAGAAGAGAAGGCACCTTGACGAGGTTAAGGAGGTGGAGTGCGATGACACCGTCAGTGCTTACGACCTAAAGATAGACTCTAGCCACTCTGCTTACTACGGAGATATAGTCATTCGTCTCCTACCATCAGGATCAACCGACAACGGTGAAAGCATACCGTTGTTACAGGGAAACAAGAAGGAAAACGGCGTTGATGCTGATCTTTCGTGGGTGGGGCGTGTAGTTGAACTTCCTAATGGGCACGTCCAAGTCAAGTGGGGTGATGGTAGCATGTCAACG GTATTGCCCCATGAGATCGCCGTCATCAAGGACAAGCACTACATGGAGCTATGGCTTGAAATGGGCGACTGGGTAGAGGACGATGGCACCGATGATGCACCTGAAGAAACGGCTGCTGCCAACACG AATCTAGATAACGATGTCGATGGTGTCAACCTGGCAATGTCGAGGGCAAGCCTTTTAGGTTTTTCATTCCAGTCTTTCCTCCAATTGACCAGCGACGTGGTGGCTCGAGGTAAAGGATACTTGATGAACTGGTGGCCCTGGTCGTCGTCCTTACCAAGCTCAGAGTTACCCGCACACACGAATGATGATAGTATCGGTGGTGCTGCAATGGAGACCAGCGATGCTGCCATAGATGTGACCAGCCATGGTTTTGCCGAGGGAATGAAGGATGCAGATGCTACCTGTTTCTGCGACGAACCGTTCTGCTTTCCATGTTTTGATGTATTGCAGATTAGCCCTTTGGATCACCACTACCTTGACAGTACGGACAAG GAAATGCAGGGCCCTAGTCGTGGGAAGACTTGGGCCAAAACAGTGCAAAAAGAATGGAAAATTCTGGAGAACGGCTTACCAG AAACCATTTACGTCCGAGCGTTCGAGGACCGCATGGATCTACTTCGGGTGGTGATGGTGGGCGCAAGTGGGACACCATACCATCACGGCCTCTTCTTCTTCGATTTGCAGCTACCTCCATCGTACCCGGATGCCCCACCGCAAGTGTACTACCACTCCTTTGGCCTACGCCTCAATCCCAACCTCTATGAGTGTGGTACAGTGTGCCTCAGCCTGCTAAACACATTCGGTGGCGAGGACACTGAGGTATGGTCGCCGGCAACTTCAAGCCTGCTCCAAGTCGTTGTCTCCATCCAGGGCCTCGTCCTTAACGACCAACCATACTACAATGAGGCCGgctatgagacattggttggcaaACCAGAGGGCCACCGCAATGCGCTGCCCTACAATGAGAATGCTTACCTACTAACCCTCCGGACTATGCAACACCTTCTATGTCGGCCACCTCGGGGATTTGAGGAATTCGTCAAGGAACACTTCCGCCGTCGGGGAAGGTTTGTGCTCAGGACATGCAACGCGTGGCTGCAGGAAAATGTTGTCGACGATGCCGATACCACTGAAGCGACTAGGAAGCACCCGTGCTCCACTGGGTTAAGGCTTGCACTCACCAACGTGGCGCCGAGCCTCGTGGCAGCCTTCGCAAAGCTCGGCGTCGAGGGGTGTGAAGAGTTCCATTAG
- the LOC123073632 gene encoding probable ubiquitin-conjugating enzyme E2 23 isoform X1: MDVVPTAPSPNIYRLDLVSFGRMVLDRGLVLPDAKVGNIYLPVDKFKLLRIDDCIVRKSVSDIKVMDRSHLYTGQVVASASDMEGQLGVITGVNTLLNLAKLDNNGMATKIIKGVSPSGLRRVRSLNLGDFVVSGPWLGRVVEVSIDIDVLFADGAICRVTDAEAVSKNLERVTDSYTMVSMHRHQMNSRFHQGQHVIGSDACSVFKAARWLNGYWHPQREIGRIMKVETSGVLVYWVASMHCGTDKELVEASAPPAYQNPDDLTFFCASYNCCWGLADRCFFLETSSTEGDAISVPDQHNDDDDNEEEDEDEDEEEEEQYSACSQDNQDECEASTSQVVPPTKQNDVRFYRKQLRKVRFEGHRWGKHLQAMRHVEVEFPMVVANTCTTVDVLWQDGTRQHGRPSATLVPFGIVNEQEFFPGQHVVANVLPTNAAVDATGDPNDMTTTSVNNDNIAPGTRPMQRVGIVKSLQYEDQTVCVSWFKKRRHLDEVKEVECDDTVSAYDLKIDSSHSAYYGDIVIRLLPSGSTDNGESIPLLQGNKKENGVDADLSWVGRVVELPNGHVQVKWGDGSMSTVLPHEIAVIKDKHYMELWLEMGDWVEDDGTDDAPEETAAANTEINLQNLDNDVDGVNLAMSRASLLGFSFQSFLQLTSDVVARGKGYLMNWWPWSSSLPSSELPAHTNDDSIGGAAMETSDAAIDVTSHGFAEGMKDADATCFCDEPFCFPCFDVLQISPLDHHYLDSTDKEMQGPSRGKTWAKTVQKEWKILENGLPETIYVRAFEDRMDLLRVVMVGASGTPYHHGLFFFDLQLPPSYPDAPPQVYYHSFGLRLNPNLYECGTVCLSLLNTFGGEDTEVWSPATSSLLQVVVSIQGLVLNDQPYYNEAGYETLVGKPEGHRNALPYNENAYLLTLRTMQHLLCRPPRGFEEFVKEHFRRRGRFVLRTCNAWLQENVVDDADTTEATRKHPCSTGLRLALTNVAPSLVAAFAKLGVEGCEEFH, from the exons ATGGACGTCGTCCCTACGGCTCCATCTCCAAATATTTACCGTCTCGACCTCGTGAGTTTCGGGCGCATGGTCCTCGACCGTGGCCTCGTTCTCCCGGACGCCAAGGTGGGCAACATCTATCTCCCCGTCGACAAGTTCAAGCTCCTGCGCATCGATGACTGTATTGTGCGTAAGAGCGTCAGCGACATCAAGGTGATGGACAGGAGCCACCTGTACACCGGACAggtggtcgcgtccgcgtccgacaTGGAAGGCCAGCTCGGCGTCATCACCGGCGTCAACACCCTGCTCAACCTCGCCAAGCTCGATAACAACGGCATGGCGACCAAGATCATCAAGGGAGTGTCCCCGTCTGGCCTGCGGCGAGTCAGGAGCCTCAACCTCGGGGACTTTGTCGTGTCCGGTCCGTGGCTCGGCCGGGTCGTGGAGGTGTCGATCGACATTGATGTGTTGTTTGCTGATGGAGCAATCTGCAGGGTCACCGACGCGGAGGCCGTGTCCAAGAACCTGGAAAGAGTGACTGACAGCTACACCATGGTGAGCATGCATCGCCACCAAATGAACAGTCGATTCCACCAGGGGCAACACGTCATCGGGTCGGATGCTTGTTCAGTCTTCAAGGCGGCGCGGTGGCTTAATGGCTATTGGCATCCTCAACGAGAAATAGGAAGAATCATGAAGGTGGAGACGTCTGGTGTACTCGTCTACTGGGTTGCATCGATGCATTGTGGCACCGACAAAGAGCTAGTGGAGGCATCCGCTCCTCCGGCCTACCAGAACCCAGACGATCTAACATTCTTCTGCGCCTCGTACAATTGCTGCTGGGGGCTTGCTGACCGTtgtttttttcttgaaactagttccACCGAAGGGGATGCAATTTCTGTTCCTGATCAacacaatgatgatgatgataatgaggaggaggacgaggacgaggacgaggaggaagaggagcaatACAGTGCATGTTCACAAGACAATCAAGACGAGTGTGAAGCATCAACCTCCCAGGTGGTACCACCCACAAAGCAGAATGATGTGAGGTTTTATCGGAAGCAGCTACGGAAGGTCCGCTTTGAGGGACACAGATGGGGCAAGCACCTGCAAGCAATGAGACATGTGGAGGTGGAGTTTCCCATGGTCGTCGCCAACACTTGCACCACCGTTGACGTGTTGTGGCAGGACGGCACACGGCAGCATGGCAGACCTTCAGCAACCCTCGTCCCGTTTGGGATCGTGAATGAGCAAGAGTTCTTCCCGGGACAGCATGTTGTCGCCAACGTTCTTCCTACTAATGCTGCCGTTGATGCTACTGGTGATCCTAATGACATGACAACTACTAGTGTCAATAATGACAATATTGCCCCCGGAACTAGACCAATGCAGCGTGTGGGCATCGTCAAGAGCCTGCAGTATGAGGATCAGACGGTTTGTGTCTCATGGTTCAAGAAGAGAAGGCACCTTGACGAGGTTAAGGAGGTGGAGTGCGATGACACCGTCAGTGCTTACGACCTAAAGATAGACTCTAGCCACTCTGCTTACTACGGAGATATAGTCATTCGTCTCCTACCATCAGGATCAACCGACAACGGTGAAAGCATACCGTTGTTACAGGGAAACAAGAAGGAAAACGGCGTTGATGCTGATCTTTCGTGGGTGGGGCGTGTAGTTGAACTTCCTAATGGGCACGTCCAAGTCAAGTGGGGTGATGGTAGCATGTCAACG GTATTGCCCCATGAGATCGCCGTCATCAAGGACAAGCACTACATGGAGCTATGGCTTGAAATGGGCGACTGGGTAGAGGACGATGGCACCGATGATGCACCTGAAGAAACGGCTGCTGCCAACACG GAAATCAATCTTCAGAATCTAGATAACGATGTCGATGGTGTCAACCTGGCAATGTCGAGGGCAAGCCTTTTAGGTTTTTCATTCCAGTCTTTCCTCCAATTGACCAGCGACGTGGTGGCTCGAGGTAAAGGATACTTGATGAACTGGTGGCCCTGGTCGTCGTCCTTACCAAGCTCAGAGTTACCCGCACACACGAATGATGATAGTATCGGTGGTGCTGCAATGGAGACCAGCGATGCTGCCATAGATGTGACCAGCCATGGTTTTGCCGAGGGAATGAAGGATGCAGATGCTACCTGTTTCTGCGACGAACCGTTCTGCTTTCCATGTTTTGATGTATTGCAGATTAGCCCTTTGGATCACCACTACCTTGACAGTACGGACAAG GAAATGCAGGGCCCTAGTCGTGGGAAGACTTGGGCCAAAACAGTGCAAAAAGAATGGAAAATTCTGGAGAACGGCTTACCAG AAACCATTTACGTCCGAGCGTTCGAGGACCGCATGGATCTACTTCGGGTGGTGATGGTGGGCGCAAGTGGGACACCATACCATCACGGCCTCTTCTTCTTCGATTTGCAGCTACCTCCATCGTACCCGGATGCCCCACCGCAAGTGTACTACCACTCCTTTGGCCTACGCCTCAATCCCAACCTCTATGAGTGTGGTACAGTGTGCCTCAGCCTGCTAAACACATTCGGTGGCGAGGACACTGAGGTATGGTCGCCGGCAACTTCAAGCCTGCTCCAAGTCGTTGTCTCCATCCAGGGCCTCGTCCTTAACGACCAACCATACTACAATGAGGCCGgctatgagacattggttggcaaACCAGAGGGCCACCGCAATGCGCTGCCCTACAATGAGAATGCTTACCTACTAACCCTCCGGACTATGCAACACCTTCTATGTCGGCCACCTCGGGGATTTGAGGAATTCGTCAAGGAACACTTCCGCCGTCGGGGAAGGTTTGTGCTCAGGACATGCAACGCGTGGCTGCAGGAAAATGTTGTCGACGATGCCGATACCACTGAAGCGACTAGGAAGCACCCGTGCTCCACTGGGTTAAGGCTTGCACTCACCAACGTGGCGCCGAGCCTCGTGGCAGCCTTCGCAAAGCTCGGCGTCGAGGGGTGTGAAGAGTTCCATTAG